CTGTCACCTTGTTTACCTGGGGCTTTGAATGCCGGCTTCGTTGCAGCCATAGAAGTCTCAGTCTTCAGAAGTTATCAGGGCGGCATGAGCCGCCCGTTGGGTCTGACCGGACCGCTGTCCGGTCAGGGTCGGTCAATTACTGATAAAGCGCTTTACCAGAACTGTCTTTGATGTTGGCTTTCCAGGCGGCGCGAATCTGCTCGGTCACGCTCTCTGGCAGCGCAGCATAATCCAGCGCCGTGGCCGTTTTGCTGCCTTTCTTATAAGCCCAGTCGAAGAACTTCAGCACTTCAGCGCCTTTGGCCGCATTTGCCTGATCTTTGTAGATCAGGATGAAGGTGGTTGAGGAGATTGGCCAGGCATCCGCGCCCTTCTGGAAGGTCAGATCCTGTGCGAACGATTTGCTCCAGTCCGCGCCTTTCGCGGCATTACTGAAGCTGGTCTCGCTTGGAGCGACCGCTTTGCCATCGGCATCAACCAGTTTGGTGTAGGTCAGGTTGTTCTGTTTGGCGTAGGCATATTCCACGTAGCCGATGGAACCTGGCAGACGCTGAACAAACGCGGCGACGCCGTCGTTGCCTTTACCGCCCAGACCCACTGGCCAGTTAACGGTGTTGCCTTTACCAATTTTGCTGTTCCAGTCCGGGTTCACTTTGGCCAGATAGCTGGTGAAGACGAACGAGGTGCCTGAACCATCCGCGCGACGTACTACGTTGATGTTGGTTTCTGGCAGTTTTACGCCTGGGTTAAGTTTGGCGATCGCCGGGTCGTTCCACTTTTTGATGGTGCCGAGGTAGATATCACCGATGGTTTTGCCATCCAGCGTCAGCTGGCCTGACTTGATGCCCGGCAGGTTTACCGCCAGTACCACGCCACCGATCACGGTAGGGAACTGGAACAGGCCATTTTTCTGCAGATCTTCATCTTTCATTGGCGCATCGGACGCACCGAAATCAACGGTTTTGGCGATGATCTGTTTAACGCCGCCAGAGGAACCGATGCCCTGGT
This genomic window from Pantoea sp. Lij88 contains:
- the pstS gene encoding phosphate ABC transporter substrate-binding protein PstS, which produces MTLMRSTVARILATTFAVSAVSAFAATDLTGAGGTFPAPVYAKWAAEYQQATGSKINYQGIGSSGGVKQIIAKTVDFGASDAPMKDEDLQKNGLFQFPTVIGGVVLAVNLPGIKSGQLTLDGKTIGDIYLGTIKKWNDPAIAKLNPGVKLPETNINVVRRADGSGTSFVFTSYLAKVNPDWNSKIGKGNTVNWPVGLGGKGNDGVAAFVQRLPGSIGYVEYAYAKQNNLTYTKLVDADGKAVAPSETSFSNAAKGADWSKSFAQDLTFQKGADAWPISSTTFILIYKDQANAAKGAEVLKFFDWAYKKGSKTATALDYAALPESVTEQIRAAWKANIKDSSGKALYQ